GCCCACCGGCACAGCCGCCACGCGCACACGAACAACGCCGTCGCCGCGACCAGATACATCAGCGTGTCGATCCCGATCCCCTGAACATCGCGGTGTGCGACGAAAGGCTCCCATGCCATTTCGGACGCGACAGCCGTCGACAGTGCGTTGCCCGGTCCCGTGATGACGACCGCGGCGAACACCAGATGGAAAGCGCCGATGACCGCGAGGATCACACCGCCCACCAGGGCCGGAAAGCCGAACACGTAGCGGCCCCGATGCCACGTCTCCACGTCGGTCGCAGCGGGCCGGCGCGCGTACCGGTAACGCAACCTCGACCGCGCGCACCGCTGGAACAGAAGCGCTGCCGCCCCGAAGATCCCCGTCACGGCCAAGCTGTAGATGATGCCGTTCTGCACCAGGGTCGGGATGTCTGTGAAGTAGTAGTCCCGATTCCGCCAGGTGTCGATGACGATCACCGCAATTCCGGTGAAGGCGATCGCGGACAGGCACATCAGCAGTACCCCGGCAGCGATGCCGAGCGTGCCCGCCACCGCGGCCCTGGTCCGTCTCGACTCGAGGACCGGATCGACGAGGGCATCGTGGGTGAGCTCGTAATGGATGCCACCCGAACGCTTTTCGGCGTGCAGCAACCGGTGCGACACCAGATGATCCAGCGCCGCAACGGGAAGACCGAATTGCCGGCGGATCTCATCGACCTCGACACTCAGGCGTCGCCCGAGGGGGCTGATCAGGTGTTCCTCACACAGGCGCCGTGCGGCCCGCTGGTCACGGCCTCTGCCCAGACTCTCGATGGATGTCCGGTAAACGTCGCGGAAGATCCGCGTCACCCCCGCCGGGCCACCGAGGTCGGAGATGGTGACGATCGGATCGTCGTCCTTCGGTGTCTTCTTCGAGCCTGCGACCACTTCCATGCGACGGCCGACGAGCTGCACATGGAATGGTTCGATGCCGGGTCGCGACAGATGGTCGAGGACCATGGTGACCGCTGCCTCGTCGACCGCGAACGCTCCGGTGGTGAGGACGGGATCGTTGACCGCGGCCGGCCCGATGATGGCCGCTCGCGCCGCGGCCCGGTCCAGCGGCGGCACCCGGTACCGGGCGCCCATGAGCTCGGGTTCGGCGGCTTCCTCGAGCGCATCGAGGTGGTCGTCATCCACCGACAGGACGGTCTTGACGGCGGGCGGACCCGCACTCAGTTCGAGATGGCCGGGAAGGTCCTGGCCGGGCGGTGGAACCAAGCCTCTGGTGAGGTAACCCAATTCGTGCAGGAAGTGCATGCGCACCGGCTCGCTGTGCAGCGTGAACAGGTCCTCGAACTGATCCAGGATCAGCACCGGCGTGAGCATGCGCCCGCCCCGGGAGAACTGAGCGGTCTTGAAGAACGTCCACAGTGAGCCAGGATGTCCCGGGGCGTAGTCGACATGTTGTCGCTGCGCCTCGCAGGGAATGGTCTCGATGACCGTCGGGAGCGGGCCGAGGGGACCGGTCAACCGGACGTAGAGCGGCAGGAACCCGCTCTCCCTGAGTCGCGCGGACACTCCTGCGAGCAGCAGTGAGGTCTTGCCGGCGCCTGCGCGTGCGTGGACCGTGACCGTGTGGTTGGCCAGAATTGTGGTGGTGAGGTCACGTGAGGCGTCGTCTCTTCCGCAGAAGATGCGCCGGGAGTGGTCGTCGTCGGTGAATGGGTGGGCCCCGGGATAACGGGATCGCTGGTCGGCCATGATCATCACCTGTCCGCGACGGTGCGTGGGGCCGATCTGACGGTCCGCCGACGACCGTGCACATATTCGATGGTGACAGTGGCTCGCGCTGCCGGTCTGAGTAGTGCGTTACCCGTTTGTCAGGATCTTCAGCGCACCGGGGACCGCGGTGATGTCGGCGGGCAGGGCGGCGGCGAAATCCCCGTCGGCGTAGGCGTTGATGCCCGGGCATTCGACGCGCACGGTGGTCGCGCGCCGGGTGGTGACGGTGTCGAGGTTGACGTGCGTGCCCTTGAACACCGTCGGGAACAACCGGATCAGGCGCGACCGTGACGCCGAGGCGATCATCGTGACGTCGAGCAGGCCGTCGGTGGGTTCGGCGCCCGGACAGATCAGCATCCCGCCGCCGTAACTGCGGGTGTTACCGATCGCGGTCATGGTCAGCGCGTGCTCCTCGGCAGGGCCGCCGTCGAACGACAGCCGGAACGGCAGAAGCCGCAGCTTCGACAGTTCGGCCACCATTGCGAGGTTGTAGCGCATGCGCCCATGCGGCCAGCGCATCCGGTTGGCGCGGTCGCTGACCAGAGAGTCGAACCCGGTCGCGACGACCGTGCCGAACCAGCGCCTGGTGCCGTCGTCGGCGTCGATGCGGCCCAGGTCCACGGTGCGGGTGTTCCCGTCGGCGATCACGTCGGCCGCGGCCTCGGGATCACCGGTGGGAATGCGGTATTCGCGGGCGTGGTCGTTGCCCGTACCGGCCGGGACGATACCCAGCGGAACCTCGGTGCCCGCCAACTCCTGCAGAGCCAGTCCGATCACGCCGTCACCGCCGACCACCACCAGCGCGTCGGTGCCGCGGTCGAGATGTTCGCGCACGAGATCGCGGGCCTGTGCGGCGTCGCGACCCACGATCGCGGTGACGTCGACACCGCGCTGCTGCAGGCGCACGATGGCGCGCTCCGCGGCGTGCGGCGCGTTGCCGTGCCCGGACATCGGGTTGGTCAAGACGGTGACGCGGCCGGTCACGGAATCAGCTTGCCCGGGTTGAGGATTCCGGCGGGATCGAGCGTGGCCTTGACCGCGCGCAGTACCGCGACGCCGAGATCGCCGACCTCGTCGGTCATCCACGGGCGGTGATCGGCGCCGACCGCGTGGTGGTGTGTGATGGTTGCGCCGTTGCGCACCATGGCTTTCGACGCGGCGGCCTTCGCCGTGCCCCACTGTTCGACCGCGTCACCGCGTTGTGCGGCAACGACGGTGAAATACAGCGATGCGCCCGTCGGGTACACATGCGAAATGTGGCACAGCACAAGTGCCTGCGTCCCGGATTCGGCCAGACTCGTCGTCAAAGCTTCTGTCACAGCGGTTTTCAGTGCCGCGACATTGGACCAGTCGGTGGCGGTCTCCAGGGTTTCGCACAACGCGCCCGCGGCCAGCAGGGAATCGCGCAGATACGGCGCGCCGAACCGGCCGTCCTCCCACGCCTTGGCGGGAGCCTCGCCCAGCGATGTGCCGCCGTGGCGTTCGAGGACGGCCCGGGTCTCGGCGTGGCGGCTGGCGGTGTGCTCGGGCGAGCCTTCGAACACCGTGATCGCCAGGCACCCACCGGTGATCGACTGCTCGCCGATGTTGTCGGTGGTGGCGAGGTTGACGCCGGTCTCGGCCTCGTCGGACAGGCGGATCACCGTAGGCCCGGTGCCGGTCTGCACCACCGCGCGTAAAGCATCGGCGCCCGTGGCGAAATCGGGGAACGACCACGCCTCGTACCGGGTCGACTCCGGCACCGGGTGCACGCGCACCCGCACCCGGGTGATGACCCCGAACACGCCCTCGGAACCGAGCAGCAACTGGCGCAGGTCCGGTCCGGCCGCCGAGGCCGGCGCCCGGCCCAGGTCGAGCACACCGGCCGGGGTCACCGCCCGCAGCCCGCGCACCATGTCGTCGAAGCGGCCGTACCCCGCCGAGTTCTGGCCCGAGGACCGCGTCGCCGCGAACCCGCCGATGGTGGCGAACTGGAAGCTCTGCGGAAAATGCCCGAGCGAGAAGCCGTGCGCACCGAGCAGGTCCTCGGCCTGCGGGCCGGTCACGCCCGCGCCGAGTTCGGCCTCACCGGAGATGGCGTCGAGGTGGTGCAGCGCGTCGAGACGGCGCAGATCCAGCGACACCACGGCGGCGAACTCGCCACGCAACGGATCGACTCCGCCCACCACGCTGGTGCCGCCACCGAACGGGACGATCGCGATCCGGTGCTCGGTGCAGTGCCGCAGGATGGCCGCCACCTCGTCCTCACCGGCCGGAAGCAGGATCGCATCTGGTGCGTCCTGAACGTCGGAAGTGTTGCGGCGCAACAGATCCAACGTCGACTTGCCGCCTGCGTGCAGCAGGCGCGCGGGGTCGTCGGTGCGGCAGTGCCGCTCACCGACGATGGCGGCCAACCCGTCACGGTCGGCGGCGGTGAGCGCCGACGGGCGCAGCGTGACGTCCCGCGGCGACTTTTCGGGCGCGGGGGAGTCGGTGACCCCCAAGGCCTGCTGCAGCAGGGCCCGGATGCCCTCGGACAGCGGCTTGGCGGCCTGCGGGTCACCCCAGGCGTTCCACTTCATCGGGGGCAGTAACCGCTCGGCGGGTCGCGTCATGCGTTACAGTATTACACATGGTGTCAATCAGTAACGATGACCCGGGGGAAGCGCTCGGCCAGCGGATCCTGGAAGCCGCGGCCGGTTGCGTGCTGGCATTCGGCGTCGACCGCGTGACACTGGCCGAGATCGCCCGCCGCGCCGGTGTCAGCAGGCCCACGGTGTACCGGCGTTTCCCGGACACGCGAACGATCCTGGCCGCGCTGCTCACCGCGCGGATCGTGCGCGTGCTCGACGACATCGAATCCCACGACCGCGGCCGTGCGGCGCTGGTCGACCGCATCGTCGCGGTGGCCGAGCGGCTGCGCCACGACGAGGTGATCATGGCCGTGCTGCACACCGCGCCCGACCTCGCCATGGTCTACATCGCCGAGCGGCTCGGCACCAGCCAGCAGATCCTCATCGACGCGGTCGCCGGGGAGATCAAGCTCGCCCAGGAGGACGGCAGCGTGCGCGCCGGAGATGCGCGCCAACTGGCCACCATGTGCCTGCTGATCACCCAGTCGGCGATCCAGTCCGCGCAGATGGTCGAACCCATCCTCGATGCCGACACGCTCGCACGAGAGCTGGCGCACGCACTGAACGGATACCTCAAGCCGTGACCGCCGCACACAGCGCCGCGAGCCGCACAGCGCTGAACGCCGAACGGCGCGCAGCCGAACTCGATGCGCTCGCCGACGGGGAACGCGTCGACGTCCTCGTCATCGGCGGTGGCATCACCGGCGTCGGCATCGCGTTGGACGCGGCGACCCGCGGGCTGCGCGTCGCGCTCGTCGAAAAACACGACCTGGCTTTCGGCACCAGCCGTTGGAGTTCCAAACTGGTGCACGGCGGCCTGCGCTACCTCGCGACCGGCAACGTCGGCATCGCGCGTCGCAGCGCCGTCGAACGCGGGATCCTGATGAGCCGCAACGCCCCTCACCTGGTCAAGGCCATGCCGCAACTGGTGCCGCTGCTGCCCACGATGAACCGCGCCTCGCGCGCGCTGA
This region of Mycolicibacterium goodii genomic DNA includes:
- a CDS encoding diacylglycerol kinase, coding for MTGRVTVLTNPMSGHGNAPHAAERAIVRLQQRGVDVTAIVGRDAAQARDLVREHLDRGTDALVVVGGDGVIGLALQELAGTEVPLGIVPAGTGNDHAREYRIPTGDPEAAADVIADGNTRTVDLGRIDADDGTRRWFGTVVATGFDSLVSDRANRMRWPHGRMRYNLAMVAELSKLRLLPFRLSFDGGPAEEHALTMTAIGNTRSYGGGMLICPGAEPTDGLLDVTMIASASRSRLIRLFPTVFKGTHVNLDTVTTRRATTVRVECPGINAYADGDFAAALPADITAVPGALKILTNG
- a CDS encoding TetR/AcrR family transcriptional regulator, which gives rise to MVSISNDDPGEALGQRILEAAAGCVLAFGVDRVTLAEIARRAGVSRPTVYRRFPDTRTILAALLTARIVRVLDDIESHDRGRAALVDRIVAVAERLRHDEVIMAVLHTAPDLAMVYIAERLGTSQQILIDAVAGEIKLAQEDGSVRAGDARQLATMCLLITQSAIQSAQMVEPILDADTLARELAHALNGYLKP
- a CDS encoding FAD-binding oxidoreductase, which translates into the protein MKWNAWGDPQAAKPLSEGIRALLQQALGVTDSPAPEKSPRDVTLRPSALTAADRDGLAAIVGERHCRTDDPARLLHAGGKSTLDLLRRNTSDVQDAPDAILLPAGEDEVAAILRHCTEHRIAIVPFGGGTSVVGGVDPLRGEFAAVVSLDLRRLDALHHLDAISGEAELGAGVTGPQAEDLLGAHGFSLGHFPQSFQFATIGGFAATRSSGQNSAGYGRFDDMVRGLRAVTPAGVLDLGRAPASAAGPDLRQLLLGSEGVFGVITRVRVRVHPVPESTRYEAWSFPDFATGADALRAVVQTGTGPTVIRLSDEAETGVNLATTDNIGEQSITGGCLAITVFEGSPEHTASRHAETRAVLERHGGTSLGEAPAKAWEDGRFGAPYLRDSLLAAGALCETLETATDWSNVAALKTAVTEALTTSLAESGTQALVLCHISHVYPTGASLYFTVVAAQRGDAVEQWGTAKAAASKAMVRNGATITHHHAVGADHRPWMTDEVGDLGVAVLRAVKATLDPAGILNPGKLIP